In the Bartonella apihabitans genome, CTGTTGTTTTGGCGGGGTGCAGCACGACCAATAGTGTGCTTGATCCTGAAGATGTTGCCCAAGGCTCGCATGAGAATATCTCTTCTCTGACGGCCGTTATTAAAGCCAATCCACGCGACCCTGACGGTTACAATGTACGCGGCTCGGCTTATGGGCGCGCCGGACGCAGCAAGGAAGCAATTGCCGATTTTACTTCCGCTATAGCGCTCGACCCCAATTTCTATAAAGCCTATGCCAATCGTGCTTTGATTTATCGTAATACCGGAAATATGTCGGCTGCTATTGCCGATTACAATCGCGCTTTGGCAATCAACCCGAATTATGATGTTGCTTTGATCGGACGTGGCAATGTCTATCGTTTGAGCGGCAAGCTTGATCTTGCCTATAATGATTTCAACAGTGCCATTCAGGCTGGCACAACCGACGGACGTGCCTGGCATAACCGCGCACTGATCGAACAGGCGCGTGGTGACCAGCAACAGGCCATTGCCGATTTCGGTGCAGCCATGTCGCGCCAACCCAATGCCCCTGCCCCCTATAATGGACGTGGTCTCTCCTACGCAGCGCTTGGCGACTGGGATAATGCTTTTGATGATTTCAACGCTGCCATACGATTGGATGGCAGTAATGCTGAAAGCTGGTCAAATCAGGCAATGGTATATGAACATCGTGGCGACAAGAAAAAAGCTTATGCTTCCTATACAAAAGCCGTCAGTCTTGACCCGAGTTTCAAACCGGCAAGAGAAGGCCAAAGCCGCACACGCGGCTAATCATTGCCCGCTTTTCATATCGAATAGGCCTATGGTTACATAAAATTCGAATAGGTCTGTGGTTACAAAAAAACGCAAGTTTTAAAAAAACAAAAGCCCGAACAATATTTGTTGCGGGCTTTCGTTTAATATTTATTGCCAAAATTTTCGCTTTTTAAACGATGCCACCCGTTTTGGAAGTGGCATCAACAAAACGAAGCTTTCCTACATTCTGAAACGGAATATAGCAGCGAGAGACTGATGGTTAGGAATGTCGCTCTTGCGAACGGCCAGCACATGTCCACCATTGGCGAGTACGCGGCTAGCAATCTCGTCGACCACATTATAGGTATCCGGCCCCTCTTTACCGAAAGTGACGGCTCCGGTTGTTTCATCAACAGTCCCGTGAACGATTTCGTCCATATCGGCAAGCAATGTATCAATCTGACCGATCGTAGCTGCACGGGCTGCAAGCGCAATATCTGTTGTGGTACGCCCTTCGGCTGTCAGATGTTCGAAATGCGACCGGATATCGGCCACTTGCCGTTCATAATAACGGTCAAGAACAGGACGAGCGAGGTCCCCGATTTCTGTCGGGTTTGCACGATCAAGTCCGGCATTGACAATTTCTCCGATAAGGTTGTTGCCGCCATAGACCGAACGGAACGCATTGATCATTGCTTCATTTCCGCCAATAATCAAAGGAACATCCGGTCTCGTCAGATAACGACGCAAAGCTGAATCAATCAAACGGCAATATTGGGTCAACCGCACTGCACTATTGGAACTGATTTTCTCGTTACTGGTGCCGACAGCGCTATTGATGTCCTTGGGCATATCCGGCACTTTGACTTCGAATGGTTCGATATCACTTGCAATTTCGATGAGCCGGACTTTTGATTCTGCAATAACCACCACGTGAGCCGTATGGGCAAAGGTAATCGAACGAAGCAGCGGGCTCAACATGAACCGGTCTGCAATTTCAACAAATGATTTCAAACGGTTTGCAAGCCGGAAAGTCCACATACGATCCGGGGTGGCAAGAACGGCAAGACTACGTGCCTGTTTCAACCAGAACTCTTCATAATCGGAAAGTCCGGTTAAAAGCGTTTCCAGATTTGCCAGACGCCGTTTATCTGTAAGGGATTGGGATTGTGCCAATGCCTCTTTCACCTGATTGGCATACTCAATTTTACTGGCACCAATTTCGGATGTAATCGGTGTCGTTGGCAAGTATATTGATACACATGCATCGGCGCGCACCTCTCGTAATTTGTTAAAATCCGACATTGATGGAATATCGACATGCTGCATTGAGAAATCCCTTTCCTCTTTTGTTTACTCATTACTGATATGGGCACTCGACATGTCCAAAAACAAGACAATCAGGATTTTAATTTTACTTTTATTGAAAATTACACAACTTTTCCGGAGCCAAAGTCTATTCGACACGGAATTGGACAATAGAATTTTCTTGATGAAGCTTTTTTAAAGGAGCCTCGTATTTTGAAAAGCTTGATAAGCCATAGAAAGATGGTTCCGGATTTTCAAAATGAAAAACGGAACTTTTCGAACCCGCTATTTTTTTAAGCAGGCCTTGCCTGCCTGCGCGTTTTTAGCGAGAGGCGGCCAATCCGGCCTGTTGGAAACAAGCCATTTTACCTTGCCTCTCATAGTGTTGCGCAAAGGCTAAGTGTTATAAAAAAGCTAATAGGCGTATTCCAAAAAAACCGGATCAACAGAACCACCCCAAACCGAATGGAATTTCGATAATAGCCGTTCCGAATCACATTTGCCTGTCATTGCAACTTCGAAAAGCGGATCCAGAAAACGCGTTTCATCATCGCCATCGACATTGAGTTTCGCGCGGTTCGCAAGGCCTTTGCGCGAAATTTCCAGAGCCTGACGGGCAATTTCAAGAATGGTCGTATTCCGGAAGGGCGTCTTCAATCCTTTGACCGGAACAAGATTGCGCATAGCAAGAACTTCTTCATAGCCCCAATCTTTTGTCATCTCATAGGCGCTATCAAGTGCTTCCTTATCATAGAGGAGGCCGACCCAGAAAGCCGGCAATGCACAGATACGCCGCCATGGACCGCCATCGGCACCGCGCATTTCCAGAAAACGTTTCAATCTCACTTCGGGAAATAATGTTGAAAGGTGATTAACCCAATCGCCCATATTGGCACGATAATCGTCAATTTTTCCCTTGAGCGCACCGTCCATGAACTGGCGGAATGTTATGTCGGTGCAATCATGGTAATGCCCGTCGCGGACAATGAAATACATCGGAACATCGAGCGCCCATTTTGCATAATCGGCAAAGCCGAAATTTTCATTGAATACAAAGGGAAGAACACCCGAACGCCGGTTATCGGTGTCGCGCCATATTTCGGAACGCCATGACATAAAACCGTTGGGTTTTTCTTCGGTGAAAGGCGAGGTCGCAAAAAGTGCGGTAGCAATGGACTGCAACTTCATCGAAACCTGCATTTTGCGGCGCATATCGGTTTCCGATGAAAAGTCGAGATTGACCTGAATTGTGCAAGTCCGGTACATCATATCAAGACCGTGCTTGCCCACTTTTGGCATATAGTTGGTCATAATATGGTAACGTGATTTCGGCATTTGCGGGGTTTCATCAAGACGCCATTTGGGGCTGCCACCAAGGCCTAGAAAACCGATACCGAGGGGGGCTGCAATTTCCTTGACCTGTGCAAGATGGGCATTTACCTCACGGCAAGTCTGATGAATTGTTTTGAGTGGTGCGCCAGAAAGTTCGAATTGTCCGCCAGGCTCCAGTGAAATAGCACCAGCGCCAGTTGGCTCAAGCAAACCGATAATTTTTCCTTCATCCAATATGGGTTCCCACCCGAGCATCGCTTGCATTCCCTCAAGCAAGGCACGGATACTTCTCTTCCCTTCATAAGGAACAGGGCGGTTACCCTCGACAAAAAACGGAAATTTTTCGTGTTCGGTGCCGATTCGCCATTTGTCGGGTTCTTTCGAGCCCGCAGCAAGATAATTTACCAGATCTTCAAAACCGTTGATTGTTGTTTCATCTTCAATATCGCGCGCCATAACTCACAATTTCCAATTTGTCTTGATTTAACTCATCATTGAACTGTTTTCATTGCTCTTTCAAGTGCCGCCTGCCTCACATTCGGTTTTGCCAGTCGTCACGCCAATCTCCCAATGTCGCATTGATAACCGCAAGGGCAGCAACCGCCGCAGTATCTGCACGCAAAATTCTGGCACCAATGGGATAGCGTGAACAAAAGAACAATGTTTGAGTTGCGAGCGTTCCTCGTCGCTAAAACCGCCCTCCGGACCAATAAGAACAGCAACAGGAGCCGGTGGTAAGCTTCTCAGGATTTCAAGCGGATTTTGTGTTTCCGCTGCCTCGTCGCAAAAGATGAGATAGCGCTCCTTTTGCCAGTTATCGAGAAGTGCCGGTAGCGTAACCGGTGAACGGCAAGAACTTATTGACAAAATGCCGCATTGCTCGCACGCTTCAATAATATTGGCTCGAATGCGGTCTTCATTGAGGCGGGTCACTTGTGTGAAATGGGTCATCACCGGCTGTAGGACAGAAGCCCCCATTTCTACCGCCTTTTGTATCATATAGTCGAGGCGGGCATGTTTGAGCGGCGCAAAACAATAGACGAGATCGGCAGGTTCCGTCTGCTCGCGTTCTTTAAGAACAAGTTCGACCACCACAATTTTCTTTTTGATTTCATGAATTTTGGCACGCCATTCCCCATCTTTCCCGTTGAATAGCAGAACTTCGCTTCCCTCCCTCATCCGCAATACATTTTTGAGATAATGCGACCGGGTTTCATCAAGATCCAGTTTCTCACCGGCTGACAACGGTTGTTCGACAAAAAGTCTTTGTAATTTGTAATTGGCGCGCATCACTTCTAACTTTCCTGGCAGTTTTTTTTCAAATTCTGTTCAAATTCGGGAATGGCCTGACAATGTCCTGTTTATCCACGCTTTATATTCTTCATGAAATATCGGCCCGATTTGAACATTCAAGCCGGTTTTCTAGCCATTTTGAAAAATCAAGATCAAAAAATAAAGCGTGAACATCAAAATTCGTAGTCACTTTTTACAGAAAGGTGACTAGAACTTTTCTAAAAATAAAACTAAATATGAGAAGAAACTACCTTCTCTCAACGCTGTCAAATTGGTGATCTCGTAGGAAAGCAGCTTTACTGTGTTATTCCGGACAAAGGAGAATTATCTTTTTGCCCGCTTATTGTGCTTGTTTGAAAATATATGACTGTTAGCGTTAAACAACCGACTGGCTGGGATGTCGTCTTCTCGTTAAAAACTTTCGCAGCAGCGGCACTGGCTCTTTATATCGCTTTTTTATGCGACCTGCCTAATCCTTATTGGACGATGACAGCCGTCTATATTGTTGCCAACCCGCTATCGGGGGCTTTGACATCTAAAGCATTTTATCGACTTCTTGGGACGGTAATCGGCGGCATGGCAACAGTCATTATGTTACCGCAGCTTATTCCTTCGCCGGAACTCACAACTTTGGGGCTTGCCCTCTGGCTTGGCGGTTGTTTGTTTGTCAGTGTATTGGATCGCAGCCCGCGCGCTTATGTTTCCATGCTTGCCGGCTATAGCGTCGGCATTATCGGATTTATGGTTGTCGACGCTCCGGAAACCGTTTTTGATTATTCGGCAAGTCGTGTTGAAGAAATCAGCGTCGGCATTATTTCTGCCGCGCTTGTCGGGCGCCTTATTTTCCCCCGCCATGCAGGGCCGGTTCTTGCCGATCGTATTGATAAATGGCTGAAAAACAGTGCCGATCTTGCAATTATTTACATTAAAGGACAGGGCAAAAGCGAAGACGCATTGCACAGACGGCAAAAGCTCGCAATTGATGCCGTCGATTTGCGCGCCTTTACCACACATGTCACTTATGACTCCTCGACATTGCCATCCACTGTTAATGCCATGCGTGTTTTACAAAGCCGCATGGTTTCACTATTGCCAATGGTTGCAAGCTGTAACGACCTAATCAACCGGCGCAACAAATTGATTGCAGATGAATTTGGCGGCAAGAGCAACAACACCAAACTAGACGAACTTATTGACGAAACATCTGCATGGTTACAAACCCATGAACCGATGAAGCCGGAAGGCATTGCCCGCGTCAAAGCTTTGAAACAAGCCATATTGGATGACATTGGCCATTCGAAAGTATGGCTTGATCTTGTTTCGCGCAATCTGACATTGCGTCTTGTCGATATTATGGAAATCTATTCCGACTGTCTGCATTTGCGCAACGACATCGTTAACGGTACCCAACACAAATTGCGTTGGCACCGTTTTGATTTTTTAGGGGAAGCAAGGTCAATTCACTACGATTTCGGCATTGCGTTTCTTTCCGCTTTTTCGGCAATTCTTGCCATTTTTATTATTGTCACTTTGTGGCGTATGACAGAATGGACACAAGGCGCTACCGCTGCCATGATGACCGGTATTTTTAGTAGCCTTTTTGCAACGAAAGACGACCCCGTTCCGGCAATTCGCGGAATGCTCAAGCAAATTCTTCTTGTTCTTGTCATCGCCTTTGTCCTGCAATTCGGTATTTTACCGCTTGTCGACGGCTATTTGCCGCTCATGCTCAGTCTGGCACTTGTGCTGATACCTGCCGGTGTCATGATGGCTATTCCGTCAAAATTTGCCATGGGCATGACAATGGCGGTGAACCTGCCCAATCTGTTATTGCTGCAATCCCGCTTGAGCGGCGATTTTTATAATTTCATCAATATCAACACGGCAATGATTCTGGGAATTATTGTCGCTGCTGCAACAGCTTCCATTGTGCGTTCTGTTGGTGCCGAATGGAGTGCTTTTCGTCTTATCCGTGCAAGCTGGATTGACATTATTGAAGTTGCCGAACGTCCGACAAATACCAAAGCCTATAACGAACTTTTACACCGTATGCTTTATCGCTATGGCTTGATTGCTCCCCGTTATGCCTTGATACCAATTCATTCAGTTGTTCGTCAGACCGACATTCTCAAAGATGTCCGTGTCGGACTTGATACAATTGAACTCCAACATTTAAAAGAATCGCAAGGACCGACCAATCGTCAAAATCTTGCCAATGTTCTGGAGGAACTGGCATTCTATTACCGGGTAAGAGTAAACAGCACCGATGTGCCCGACGGCAAAGAATTGCTGGAAGCAATTGACACAACACTCGATTGGACACTGGCACTTCCTGATTCGGAAGACCATCAGAAGATCTCGTTTGCATTAACCGGTTTGCGGCAAAATTTGTTTGGTGATGCCGAACCTTACAAAGCAGTCTTGCCTCCAATCTTCAAAGGACATGACTCATGAACCCCGAGGTCGATATTTATGGTGTCTATATTCCGACAATCGGAATTCTGGCACTCGTCAGCTACTTTTTGAATGTTGCCCTCCAACGTTTCATCTTACGAAAAGGGCTGCAACGCTTCATCTGGCACCACGCGCTTTTTGCGGCGGCAAGCTATTTCATCATTTTGAGTATTCTTTCTTTCATTGTAACGCGGATCTAACGGATATGAACAAGCTTATAGCCAATTCCGGTCGTATATTTTTCACCCTTGTCATGG is a window encoding:
- a CDS encoding tetratricopeptide repeat protein, coding for MKKLKLSAFFLLGAVVLAGCSTTNSVLDPEDVAQGSHENISSLTAVIKANPRDPDGYNVRGSAYGRAGRSKEAIADFTSAIALDPNFYKAYANRALIYRNTGNMSAAIADYNRALAINPNYDVALIGRGNVYRLSGKLDLAYNDFNSAIQAGTTDGRAWHNRALIEQARGDQQQAIADFGAAMSRQPNAPAPYNGRGLSYAALGDWDNAFDDFNAAIRLDGSNAESWSNQAMVYEHRGDKKKAYASYTKAVSLDPSFKPAREGQSRTRG
- a CDS encoding glutamate--cysteine ligase, which gives rise to MARDIEDETTINGFEDLVNYLAAGSKEPDKWRIGTEHEKFPFFVEGNRPVPYEGKRSIRALLEGMQAMLGWEPILDEGKIIGLLEPTGAGAISLEPGGQFELSGAPLKTIHQTCREVNAHLAQVKEIAAPLGIGFLGLGGSPKWRLDETPQMPKSRYHIMTNYMPKVGKHGLDMMYRTCTIQVNLDFSSETDMRRKMQVSMKLQSIATALFATSPFTEEKPNGFMSWRSEIWRDTDNRRSGVLPFVFNENFGFADYAKWALDVPMYFIVRDGHYHDCTDITFRQFMDGALKGKIDDYRANMGDWVNHLSTLFPEVRLKRFLEMRGADGGPWRRICALPAFWVGLLYDKEALDSAYEMTKDWGYEEVLAMRNLVPVKGLKTPFRNTTILEIARQALEISRKGLANRAKLNVDGDDETRFLDPLFEVAMTGKCDSERLLSKFHSVWGGSVDPVFLEYAY
- a CDS encoding FUSC family protein; this translates as MTVSVKQPTGWDVVFSLKTFAAAALALYIAFLCDLPNPYWTMTAVYIVANPLSGALTSKAFYRLLGTVIGGMATVIMLPQLIPSPELTTLGLALWLGGCLFVSVLDRSPRAYVSMLAGYSVGIIGFMVVDAPETVFDYSASRVEEISVGIISAALVGRLIFPRHAGPVLADRIDKWLKNSADLAIIYIKGQGKSEDALHRRQKLAIDAVDLRAFTTHVTYDSSTLPSTVNAMRVLQSRMVSLLPMVASCNDLINRRNKLIADEFGGKSNNTKLDELIDETSAWLQTHEPMKPEGIARVKALKQAILDDIGHSKVWLDLVSRNLTLRLVDIMEIYSDCLHLRNDIVNGTQHKLRWHRFDFLGEARSIHYDFGIAFLSAFSAILAIFIIVTLWRMTEWTQGATAAMMTGIFSSLFATKDDPVPAIRGMLKQILLVLVIAFVLQFGILPLVDGYLPLMLSLALVLIPAGVMMAIPSKFAMGMTMAVNLPNLLLLQSRLSGDFYNFININTAMILGIIVAAATASIVRSVGAEWSAFRLIRASWIDIIEVAERPTNTKAYNELLHRMLYRYGLIAPRYALIPIHSVVRQTDILKDVRVGLDTIELQHLKESQGPTNRQNLANVLEELAFYYRVRVNSTDVPDGKELLEAIDTTLDWTLALPDSEDHQKISFALTGLRQNLFGDAEPYKAVLPPIFKGHDS
- a CDS encoding DUF1656 domain-containing protein — translated: MNPEVDIYGVYIPTIGILALVSYFLNVALQRFILRKGLQRFIWHHALFAAASYFIILSILSFIVTRI